A single region of the Enterococcus mundtii genome encodes:
- a CDS encoding NAD-dependent epimerase/dehydratase family protein encodes MSNILITGGAGFIGSTLANHLSETNKVVVIDDLSMGNKENLDSTKNIVFVEGDVADEKVMEELLNNHQFDYIFHLAAIASVADSVERPLETHRVNFDSVLMLLELIRKYQPNLKRIVFSSSAAVYGDEPTLPKKEESVIRPLTPYAIDKFAAEQYVLDYCHLYDVPGTAVRFFNVYGPNQNPNSPYSGVISILVDRYKKQLAGEKASFTLFGDGSQSRDFVYVEDVVQALLLVSKEEKALGQQFNVGTGNSTTLLELIQTINQILEVELLLDYQEERAGDIHDSLADITKLSTLGYQPKHSILDGMRKYLATEINMTKS; translated from the coding sequence GTGAGTAATATTCTTATTACAGGTGGAGCCGGCTTTATCGGTTCTACATTAGCCAATCATTTGAGTGAAACTAATAAAGTGGTCGTTATTGACGATCTATCTATGGGAAATAAAGAAAATCTTGATTCTACCAAAAACATTGTCTTCGTTGAGGGGGATGTAGCTGATGAAAAAGTAATGGAAGAGCTATTGAACAATCACCAGTTTGACTATATCTTTCATTTAGCTGCTATAGCTAGTGTTGCTGATTCCGTTGAACGGCCGTTGGAAACTCATCGAGTGAATTTTGATAGTGTCTTGATGTTACTTGAGTTGATTCGTAAGTATCAGCCAAATTTAAAGCGTATTGTATTTAGCTCTTCTGCAGCTGTTTATGGAGATGAACCAACACTACCTAAAAAAGAAGAGTCAGTTATTCGACCGTTGACGCCTTATGCTATTGATAAATTTGCCGCTGAACAATATGTACTTGATTATTGCCATTTGTATGATGTGCCAGGAACTGCGGTACGTTTCTTCAACGTATACGGTCCAAATCAAAATCCAAATTCGCCATATAGTGGGGTGATCTCGATTTTAGTGGATCGCTATAAAAAGCAACTTGCTGGTGAAAAAGCGTCATTTACTTTATTCGGCGATGGGAGTCAATCAAGAGATTTTGTCTATGTCGAAGATGTTGTGCAAGCTTTATTACTTGTTTCAAAAGAAGAAAAAGCATTAGGGCAACAATTCAATGTTGGAACGGGAAACAGTACAACTTTACTTGAGTTGATCCAGACAATCAATCAGATTCTTGAAGTTGAATTACTGTTAGATTATCAAGAGGAGAGAGCAGGAGATATCCATGACTCTTTAGCTGATATCACTAAGCTTTCAACCCTTGGTTACCAACCTAAACATAGCATACTAGATGGCATGAGAAAATATTTAGCAACAGAAATAAATATGACAAAATCATAA
- a CDS encoding serine hydrolase domain-containing protein: MNTRKHLRRKQASHFSFSQKICLFILVVTIGIITWATYEMAQSRVSASIQVANDSLDLTKDEQVLADQIDQLLQKNDYVGSVYIRKNNRVILEKGYGYANEEAQQPNTPSLYYQIGSIQKAMTALLILKQVDIGKLSLDTKLDKFYPQINGSNKITIKDLLYMRSGLKKTASPTVPMNDQEVIQFALDHLEYTNDQSYKYEPLNFTLLTGILMKLTHQPYEKLVYDQIITPLQLKQTTFYDQVKNTSEHAVSYQMSPDDDYHQALTESETDIRNELGTGNISMSVYDLNEFFTKVLKGKLIPQDLLFSLWGKNLNGRPYNGGVYSGRDTIFAQGNINRFHAVLAMKKDTSDAVVLESNIQADKKYKTTATDLRDQIYKLMGNDE; the protein is encoded by the coding sequence ATGAACACAAGGAAACATTTAAGAAGAAAACAAGCTTCCCATTTTTCTTTTTCTCAAAAAATCTGCTTATTCATTTTAGTCGTCACTATTGGGATTATCACTTGGGCTACCTATGAAATGGCCCAGTCAAGAGTATCCGCCTCGATTCAAGTGGCAAACGATTCCCTAGATTTGACCAAAGATGAACAGGTCCTTGCCGATCAAATCGACCAATTATTACAAAAAAATGATTATGTCGGATCTGTCTATATTCGTAAAAACAATCGAGTGATCCTTGAAAAGGGCTACGGATACGCTAACGAAGAAGCACAGCAACCAAATACTCCATCTTTGTATTATCAAATTGGCTCGATCCAAAAAGCAATGACTGCACTACTGATTCTAAAACAAGTTGATATAGGGAAACTTTCTCTAGATACAAAACTGGATAAATTTTATCCCCAAATCAACGGTAGCAATAAAATCACGATCAAAGACTTATTATATATGCGATCAGGATTGAAAAAAACAGCTTCTCCGACCGTACCGATGAATGACCAAGAGGTGATCCAGTTTGCCCTAGACCATCTCGAATATACCAATGATCAAAGTTACAAATATGAACCATTGAATTTCACGTTACTAACAGGTATTTTAATGAAATTAACTCATCAGCCATACGAAAAGTTGGTGTATGACCAAATCATCACTCCTTTACAATTAAAACAGACGACCTTCTATGACCAAGTCAAAAACACTTCAGAACACGCAGTCTCTTATCAAATGAGTCCAGACGATGATTATCATCAAGCTTTGACTGAATCTGAAACAGATATACGTAATGAATTAGGAACTGGAAATATCAGTATGTCCGTCTATGACTTGAATGAATTTTTTACAAAAGTATTAAAAGGAAAATTGATTCCACAAGATTTACTTTTTTCTCTTTGGGGAAAGAATTTGAATGGACGTCCATATAACGGCGGGGTCTACAGTGGGAGAGATACCATATTTGCTCAAGGAAACATCAATCGTTTCCATGCGGTATTAGCAATGAAAAAAGATACCTCTGATGCAGTTGTATTAGAAAGTAATATCCAAGCCGATAAAAAATATAAAACAACAGCCACCGATCTTAGAGATCAGATTTATAAATTGATGGGAAATGATGAATAA
- the mltG gene encoding endolytic transglycosylase MltG yields the protein MSENKQHPDEKRRRQKNATDSTDVVSKRKDLRKKEDKIVGKIILVIALTLLIIGCVFGFTVYRYIDSGLKPLDPENEQLVSIEIPSGSSNKQIGEILEQDHIIKSGIVFNYYTKFKNMTGFQAGFYQLAPNMTLDEIGKELQEGGTSEPTEVADGKITIPEGFDAEQIAERVAKITGKDKQEFLDLLKNEAFFTELTQKYPDLLESAAKAENTKYRLEGYLFPATYDYYKDMSLKDLIIQMVDKTNTVLQPYFSTIKQQNHTVQEIMTLASLIEKEGVSESDRKNIARVFYNRIDIGMPLQSDISILYALDEHKEFVSYEDTAVDSPYNLYTNKGYGPGPFNSPSEAAIQAVVEPAENDYYYFVADISTGEVYFAKTYEEHMELVQKYVNN from the coding sequence TTGTCAGAAAACAAACAACATCCAGATGAGAAGAGACGACGACAAAAGAATGCAACTGATTCGACAGATGTAGTCAGTAAGCGAAAAGACCTACGTAAAAAAGAAGATAAAATCGTAGGAAAAATTATTTTAGTGATTGCGCTTACGTTGCTAATTATTGGATGTGTATTTGGTTTTACGGTCTATCGCTATATTGATAGTGGCTTAAAACCTTTAGACCCAGAGAATGAACAATTGGTTTCAATCGAAATCCCTAGTGGTTCTTCAAATAAGCAAATCGGAGAGATTTTAGAACAAGACCATATCATCAAGAGCGGTATCGTATTTAATTATTATACAAAATTTAAAAATATGACTGGCTTTCAGGCTGGCTTCTACCAATTAGCCCCTAACATGACGTTAGATGAAATCGGTAAAGAGCTCCAAGAAGGTGGAACCTCAGAACCTACAGAAGTGGCAGATGGGAAGATCACGATACCAGAGGGATTTGATGCAGAGCAGATTGCAGAACGAGTAGCAAAAATCACTGGGAAAGATAAACAGGAATTTTTAGATCTACTAAAAAACGAAGCCTTTTTCACGGAATTGACCCAAAAATATCCTGATTTATTAGAAAGTGCAGCTAAGGCAGAAAACACCAAGTATCGCTTAGAAGGTTACTTATTCCCAGCGACTTATGATTACTATAAAGATATGTCACTCAAAGATCTGATCATTCAGATGGTCGATAAAACGAATACCGTGTTACAACCATACTTCTCAACGATCAAGCAGCAAAATCATACGGTTCAAGAAATCATGACACTTGCTTCATTGATCGAAAAAGAAGGGGTATCTGAATCAGATCGTAAAAATATTGCCAGAGTTTTCTATAATCGGATTGACATAGGGATGCCATTACAATCAGATATTTCTATTTTATATGCGTTAGATGAACACAAAGAATTTGTCTCTTATGAAGATACGGCAGTCGATTCACCATATAATCTTTATACAAATAAGGGATATGGTCCAGGACCGTTCAATAGCCCGAGTGAAGCAGCTATCCAAGCTGTTGTTGAACCAGCAGAGAATGATTATTATTATTTTGTCGCAGATATCTCTACAGGTGAGGTTTATTTTGCAAAAACATATGAAGAGCATATGGAATTAGTACAAAAATACGTAAATAATTAA
- the greA gene encoding transcription elongation factor GreA translates to MVEKVYPMTLEGKAKLEQELEELKTVKRGEIIERIKIARGFGDLSENSEYEAAKDEQAFVEGRITTIENMIRFAQIIDNDGVDSDEVSIGKTVTFIELPDGEEEEYTIVGSAEADPFSGKISNDSPIAQALIGKYKNDEVTISTPGGDMQVKIVKVAQA, encoded by the coding sequence ATGGTAGAAAAAGTATATCCTATGACGCTTGAAGGAAAAGCGAAGTTAGAGCAAGAATTAGAAGAATTAAAAACAGTTAAACGGGGAGAAATCATTGAACGAATCAAAATTGCCCGTGGCTTTGGTGATTTATCTGAGAACTCAGAATATGAGGCAGCTAAAGATGAACAAGCTTTCGTAGAAGGACGTATCACGACAATCGAGAATATGATCCGTTTTGCACAGATCATTGACAATGATGGCGTTGATTCGGATGAAGTATCTATTGGTAAAACAGTGACGTTCATTGAGTTACCAGATGGTGAAGAAGAAGAGTATACGATCGTGGGAAGTGCTGAGGCAGATCCTTTCTCAGGAAAAATCTCAAATGATTCACCGATTGCACAAGCTTTGATTGGCAAATATAAAAATGATGAAGTAACAATTTCAACACCTGGTGGCGATATGCAAGTAAAAATCGTCAAGGTTGCGCAAGCATAA
- the liaF gene encoding cell wall-active antibiotics response protein LiaF encodes MNSSWRFFIVVEALLLIFAVWQIVNNVELLLLVLFGIFNIYLALRKSPRSGFQNFQFVLGGLVIFFSLINSPALWIMAVFAVLFIGLKGVEISGIDLTKNAFWRKKQIIMVQTEQVKSHNNERKKQQLFGNQRIGNDVYEWDDINISLLSGDTIIDLGNTLLPKDDNIVIVRKGIGRTRILVPLGIAISLEHATLVGNVQFEEEQFALKNESIKIYSNDYDENPRRLKIITNTLLGDIEVIRA; translated from the coding sequence ATGAATAGCTCTTGGCGCTTTTTTATAGTAGTAGAAGCCTTACTATTGATCTTTGCAGTTTGGCAAATCGTAAATAATGTTGAATTATTACTATTAGTTTTATTTGGTATTTTTAATATCTATCTTGCATTGCGAAAATCACCGAGATCGGGATTTCAGAATTTTCAATTTGTACTAGGTGGACTAGTTATTTTTTTCAGTTTGATCAATAGTCCTGCGCTATGGATAATGGCAGTCTTTGCTGTCTTGTTCATCGGTCTTAAAGGTGTAGAGATTTCTGGGATCGATCTAACCAAAAATGCTTTTTGGCGAAAAAAACAAATCATTATGGTTCAAACAGAGCAAGTGAAGTCCCACAATAATGAACGAAAAAAACAACAATTATTCGGTAACCAGCGAATTGGTAATGATGTGTATGAATGGGATGATATTAATATCTCTCTACTTTCAGGAGACACGATCATCGATTTAGGGAACACCTTGTTACCTAAAGACGATAATATCGTTATCGTCAGAAAAGGAATCGGTCGGACACGCATCTTAGTTCCTTTAGGGATTGCAATCAGTCTCGAACATGCAACGTTAGTAGGAAATGTACAATTTGAAGAAGAACAATTTGCATTGAAGAACGAGTCGATTAAAATCTATAGTAACGATTACGATGAAAATCCACGTCGTTTAAAAATCATTACGAACACATTACTTGGGGATATCGAGGTGATTCGAGCATGA
- the liaS gene encoding two-component system sensor histidine kinase LiaS, translating into MIEKLSRPMLAIYASIASFIVILFSFFTYFYASNQTHFWRTLLSARILYVPLIFHLLAISSGVGLIVFLIVSLLQKARYGKIEEQLRAISSGNYEAKVLNDSLPSASDDIYVKEIEKEITKIKEKMIEVSSELQILTSRPQYVDGQTKEEILELERHRLARELHDSVSQQLFAAMMMMSALTEQAEKSDTPEMFRKQLRMVADIINASQSEMRALLLHLRPVNLEEKSLKQGIEQLLKELKNKIQIALKWDIEDITLSDSIEDHLFRIVQELLSNTLRHAKANELEVYLHKIDNNLLLRVIDDGTGFNMNETKTGSYGLNNIRERVAGIGGTVKIISFKGQGTSVEIKVPLIKEAEK; encoded by the coding sequence ATGATAGAGAAACTTTCTCGACCGATGCTAGCTATTTATGCTTCGATCGCCTCATTTATCGTCATTTTATTTTCTTTTTTTACTTATTTTTACGCAAGTAATCAAACTCATTTTTGGCGTACTTTATTAAGTGCCAGAATTTTATACGTGCCATTGATCTTTCACTTACTAGCAATTTCGTCAGGTGTCGGTTTAATTGTTTTTTTGATTGTCTCTCTTTTACAAAAAGCACGTTATGGGAAAATCGAAGAACAGTTACGGGCAATTTCTTCCGGTAACTATGAAGCAAAAGTTTTAAATGATTCCTTACCAAGTGCATCTGACGATATATATGTTAAAGAAATTGAAAAAGAAATCACTAAAATCAAAGAAAAAATGATCGAAGTGTCAAGTGAACTTCAAATATTGACGAGTCGACCTCAATATGTCGATGGACAAACAAAAGAAGAAATCTTAGAATTAGAAAGACATCGTTTAGCGCGTGAGCTACATGATTCAGTTTCCCAGCAATTATTTGCAGCGATGATGATGATGTCTGCACTGACGGAACAAGCAGAAAAAAGTGATACGCCTGAAATGTTTCGTAAACAACTAAGGATGGTAGCAGATATCATCAATGCTTCACAATCTGAAATGCGTGCGTTGCTACTACATTTGCGACCAGTCAATCTTGAAGAAAAAAGTTTGAAACAAGGGATTGAACAATTATTAAAAGAATTAAAAAACAAGATACAAATTGCATTGAAATGGGATATTGAAGATATCACTTTGTCTGATTCGATTGAAGATCATCTCTTTCGGATCGTTCAAGAACTACTTTCAAATACGTTACGCCATGCAAAAGCAAATGAATTAGAAGTGTATCTGCATAAAATCGATAATAATCTTTTATTACGAGTGATCGATGACGGTACTGGCTTCAATATGAATGAAACAAAAACTGGCAGCTACGGACTAAACAATATTAGAGAACGTGTAGCAGGTATTGGTGGGACAGTAAAAATCATTAGTTTCAAAGGACAAGGGACAAGTGTAGAAATTAAAGTTCCTTTAATAAAGGAGGCGGAAAAATGA
- a CDS encoding response regulator transcription factor, producing MIKVLLVDDHEMVRLGVSSYLSIQEDIEVIGEAEDGRKGYEKAMELRPDVILMDLVMEEMDGIESTKAILKDWPEAKIIIVTSFIDDEKVYPAIEAGATGYLLKTSTAHEIADAIRATQRGERVLEPEVTSKMMEKMSRRNEPILHDDLTNRENEILMLISEGKSNQEIADELFITLKTVKTHVSNILAKLEVEDRTQAAIYAFKHGLVK from the coding sequence ATGATAAAAGTATTACTAGTCGATGATCATGAAATGGTACGTTTAGGGGTTTCTTCCTATTTGTCGATCCAAGAAGATATCGAAGTAATCGGAGAAGCAGAAGATGGACGAAAAGGCTACGAAAAAGCCATGGAACTTCGTCCGGACGTGATTCTAATGGATTTAGTCATGGAAGAAATGGACGGGATCGAATCTACAAAAGCAATCCTCAAAGATTGGCCAGAAGCAAAAATCATTATTGTCACGAGTTTTATTGATGATGAGAAAGTATATCCGGCTATTGAAGCTGGCGCAACAGGCTACTTACTTAAAACATCGACAGCCCATGAAATCGCCGATGCGATCCGCGCGACTCAAAGAGGTGAACGTGTGCTTGAACCTGAAGTAACCTCGAAAATGATGGAAAAGATGAGTCGGCGTAATGAGCCAATCTTGCACGATGATTTAACGAATCGTGAAAATGAGATTCTTATGTTGATCTCTGAAGGAAAGAGCAATCAAGAAATCGCAGACGAATTGTTTATTACTTTGAAAACAGTCAAAACACATGTTTCTAATATTTTAGCAAAATTAGAAGTGGAAGATCGTACGCAAGCTGCCATATACGCATTCAAGCATGGATTAGTGAAGTAA
- a CDS encoding N-acetylmuramoyl-L-alanine amidase codes for MRKNWIGMLLSFLLLSGSITPSVYAVSINDRTNTSQGSTSQTNETTATSSNVPLIESTNPTTEETTGTTENSAENSSKDISVDEVHFPDQNFRQVLIEMMEKNHSNVLSDELLATTELDLSGRNIKSLDGIEYFKQLKKLEVQNNELEQVDVSALSELTYLDVSKNKLSTIDLSMNDHLTYFNGKEQLINAEASKDDREWVINQDNLKPELNKIDINSTNWEYNGSVFTTVEPSALNYSYQVEFSQKAILEETSNRSLDITVDVKFLEQNSVESIIPKEEKIEMVQGETKQLEYSLVPENAKIEQPVWTSSNDQIVSVDKNGTVTANEPGEATVSLLDAEKILGSFKIIVNNVYDESTSESTDLTQKEDTLKSFARISNSPTVSYQTHVKNIGWQTNQTNGSAAGTTGRNLWMEAIRITTSGTGVSGDIEYSSHVKNIGWQNYVKNGETSGTTGQVLQMEAIRIRLTGELAQNYDVYYRTHVANFGWLGWAKNGEDAGTAGYVYQMEGIQIQLVRKNQGNIITGNAFFQKNVNNPTVSYQTFVKDQGWQGIRSNGEMSGTTNQNRWIEAMRMQVTNTSLTGNIEYSSHVKNIGWMNFVSNNNISGTTDRYAQSEAIRIRLTGQLSQFYNVYYRVHAANFGWLGWAKNGADAGSSGFVYQLEAIEVRLVPKGQSSPGGGVPFYNRNTLADPTINYQAHLRNVGWQATKRNGETSGTTGQSSRVEAMRINVSNTPLPGAIEYSTHVQNIGWQGYVRNNDLAGTTGRALHAEAIRIRLTGQLNQFYDVYYRVHSANFGWLDWARNDQYAGTANLNFPMEAIQVMLVRKGAPAPGATTTPYQTSINHLFVMGHGAGDPGASYNGINERDFTRNELMPYLQKWAGRLKTNRITFYDTNADMFQDTRRMQGAYTISSSFSSVTEFHLDAGAIGISTGGHVIAHRNGNSYTTQNYAIANVIRTHVGLWGSVQNTGGINLRSDLLNLNVLHSRGIPYRLAELGFITNTRDVENIRRNMDQIAKGIVEGVTGERL; via the coding sequence ATGAGAAAAAATTGGATAGGCATGTTATTAAGTTTCTTATTACTGTCAGGCTCGATCACGCCAAGTGTCTACGCAGTATCGATAAACGATAGAACAAATACGTCACAAGGAAGTACTTCGCAAACAAACGAAACTACAGCAACATCATCTAATGTCCCTTTGATAGAAAGTACTAATCCCACCACAGAGGAAACCACAGGAACAACAGAAAACTCTGCAGAAAATTCATCTAAAGATATTTCTGTTGATGAAGTTCATTTCCCAGATCAAAATTTCCGTCAAGTATTGATTGAAATGATGGAGAAGAATCATAGTAACGTATTATCCGATGAATTATTGGCTACAACTGAGTTGGATCTTAGTGGTAGAAATATCAAATCATTGGATGGTATCGAATATTTTAAACAGTTAAAAAAACTGGAAGTTCAAAATAATGAGTTAGAACAAGTAGATGTCTCGGCTCTTTCAGAGTTAACTTACCTTGATGTTTCTAAAAATAAACTGTCAACAATTGATTTGTCGATGAATGATCATTTGACTTATTTTAACGGGAAAGAACAATTGATTAATGCAGAAGCATCAAAAGATGATCGTGAATGGGTGATCAATCAAGACAATCTAAAACCGGAATTAAATAAGATCGATATTAACTCAACTAATTGGGAATACAATGGATCCGTTTTTACTACTGTTGAACCTTCGGCACTAAATTATAGTTACCAAGTAGAGTTTTCACAAAAAGCAATTTTAGAAGAAACATCTAATCGCTCACTAGATATCACTGTAGACGTGAAATTTTTAGAACAAAATAGCGTTGAATCAATTATTCCAAAAGAAGAAAAAATAGAAATGGTCCAAGGCGAAACTAAACAACTTGAGTATTCGCTTGTTCCAGAAAATGCTAAAATCGAACAACCCGTTTGGACATCATCAAATGATCAAATTGTGAGTGTTGATAAAAATGGGACAGTCACTGCAAATGAACCAGGTGAAGCTACTGTTAGCTTATTAGATGCTGAAAAAATATTAGGAAGTTTTAAAATTATAGTTAATAACGTATACGATGAATCAACAAGTGAGAGCACAGATTTGACTCAAAAAGAGGATACATTAAAATCATTTGCTAGAATAAGTAATTCTCCAACAGTGTCTTACCAAACTCATGTCAAGAATATTGGTTGGCAAACAAATCAAACAAATGGAAGTGCTGCAGGAACAACTGGACGTAACCTGTGGATGGAAGCTATACGTATTACAACTTCAGGTACGGGAGTTTCTGGAGATATTGAGTATAGTAGTCATGTGAAAAATATAGGTTGGCAAAATTATGTAAAAAATGGAGAAACTTCTGGAACAACTGGCCAAGTTTTGCAAATGGAAGCGATTCGAATTCGCTTGACCGGCGAACTGGCACAAAATTATGATGTCTACTATCGCACACACGTAGCTAATTTTGGTTGGCTAGGTTGGGCAAAAAATGGCGAAGATGCAGGGACAGCTGGTTATGTGTATCAAATGGAAGGAATCCAGATTCAACTAGTCAGAAAAAACCAAGGAAATATCATTACAGGAAATGCTTTCTTTCAAAAAAATGTAAACAATCCGACAGTTTCTTATCAAACTTTTGTCAAAGATCAGGGCTGGCAAGGAATTCGCTCAAATGGAGAAATGTCAGGAACAACTAATCAAAATCGTTGGATTGAAGCTATGCGTATGCAAGTAACGAATACTAGTTTAACTGGCAATATTGAATACAGTAGCCATGTGAAAAATATAGGTTGGATGAATTTTGTCAGCAACAATAATATCTCAGGAACGACCGATCGGTATGCTCAGAGTGAAGCAATCCGAATTCGACTAACAGGGCAACTCAGTCAATTTTACAATGTATATTATCGAGTGCATGCAGCGAATTTCGGTTGGTTAGGTTGGGCAAAAAATGGGGCAGATGCTGGCTCTTCCGGATTTGTTTATCAATTAGAAGCAATAGAAGTCAGGTTAGTTCCGAAAGGTCAATCTTCTCCAGGGGGGGGAGTTCCTTTTTACAATCGGAATACTTTAGCTGATCCAACAATCAATTATCAAGCTCATCTGCGTAATGTGGGATGGCAAGCAACAAAAAGAAATGGTGAGACTTCTGGAACAACTGGACAAAGTAGCCGGGTTGAGGCTATGAGAATCAATGTATCAAATACACCTCTACCTGGTGCAATTGAATATTCAACGCATGTACAGAATATCGGTTGGCAAGGCTATGTAAGAAATAATGACTTAGCAGGTACAACAGGAAGAGCACTTCATGCTGAAGCTATTCGAATCCGTTTGACTGGTCAGCTTAATCAATTTTATGATGTCTACTATCGTGTTCATTCTGCTAACTTTGGTTGGTTAGACTGGGCTAGAAATGACCAATATGCAGGAACAGCAAATCTAAACTTCCCAATGGAAGCCATTCAAGTAATGTTAGTAAGAAAAGGAGCTCCAGCTCCAGGGGCTACAACAACTCCTTACCAAACCTCAATCAATCATCTATTTGTAATGGGACATGGAGCAGGAGATCCAGGGGCTTCATATAACGGTATCAACGAGCGAGACTTTACAAGAAATGAACTTATGCCATATTTACAAAAATGGGCAGGGCGCTTAAAAACAAATCGTATAACCTTTTATGATACAAATGCGGATATGTTCCAAGACACTCGTAGAATGCAGGGTGCGTATACGATTAGTAGTAGTTTTTCTTCTGTAACAGAATTTCATTTAGATGCAGGAGCGATTGGTATTAGTACTGGTGGGCATGTGATTGCGCATCGTAACGGCAACTCATATACGACACAAAATTATGCCATTGCTAATGTGATACGCACACATGTAGGTTTATGGGGCTCTGTTCAAAATACCGGTGGTATCAACTTAAGAAGTGATTTATTGAATTTGAATGTACTACATTCTCGTGGTATCCCTTATCGACTAGCGGAACTAGGATTTATCACCAATACTCGTGATGTAGAAAATATTCGTAGAAACATGGATCAAATTGCTAAAGGGATTGTAGAAGGAGTGACAGGAGAAAGATTGTAA
- the mgtE gene encoding magnesium transporter, giving the protein MRTLNDTNNLETQLKILNYLEQKKLEELKNYLATIEKVELIQLFVTLPLDKQVLVFRLLSKDKALEIFETFEPSVQQDLLRSFTDDGVIEFVNEMAPDDRVRLFYELPASVTKKLLAELSEEERATTNRLMGYEHETAGRIMTTEFISIKKEMTVEEALHKIRRLAKEMETIYILYVTDMAKKIEGVLSLKDLVIAESDQRIEEIMIKHVAYVTTDTDQEETARLLQELDLIAIPVVDKETRLVGIVTVDDAIDVLEQETTEDMFNAAGLADVASVEADRSTVLINGNLWQIWKVRLPFLAITLVAGMLAGLVIDEFEQTLESVAAVAIFIPLIMDMGGNVGTQSSTVFVRGLSLGHIDLNTFIKHFLKETGIGLSLGIVVGIVSGIVASVWQGIPLLGVAVGISLVFAMTLAAALGFLIPFILLKLNIDQAAGSAPIITSIKDIAGLFIYFISVNVFLGYLL; this is encoded by the coding sequence ATGAGAACATTAAATGATACAAATAACCTAGAAACACAATTGAAGATTCTTAATTATCTTGAGCAAAAAAAGCTTGAAGAATTGAAGAACTATTTAGCAACGATCGAGAAAGTGGAATTGATCCAACTATTTGTTACGTTACCTTTAGATAAGCAAGTACTGGTCTTTCGATTATTATCAAAAGACAAAGCCCTCGAAATCTTTGAAACATTTGAACCGTCTGTCCAACAAGATTTGCTTCGTTCGTTTACGGATGATGGTGTGATTGAATTTGTGAATGAGATGGCTCCAGATGATCGGGTAAGGTTGTTTTACGAACTACCAGCAAGTGTGACTAAAAAACTATTGGCAGAGCTTTCTGAAGAAGAGCGAGCAACAACGAATCGATTGATGGGCTATGAACATGAGACAGCTGGACGGATCATGACGACTGAATTTATTTCAATTAAAAAAGAAATGACTGTTGAAGAAGCACTGCATAAAATCAGAAGATTAGCGAAAGAAATGGAAACAATCTATATTTTGTATGTGACAGATATGGCGAAAAAAATTGAAGGAGTACTATCGTTAAAGGATCTAGTCATTGCAGAAAGTGATCAACGGATTGAAGAAATCATGATCAAGCACGTCGCTTATGTAACCACAGATACAGACCAAGAAGAAACTGCACGATTGTTACAAGAGTTAGATTTGATCGCTATTCCCGTCGTAGATAAAGAAACACGACTAGTAGGTATTGTGACAGTGGATGACGCCATCGATGTCTTAGAGCAAGAAACGACCGAGGATATGTTCAATGCTGCTGGTTTAGCAGACGTCGCCTCTGTAGAAGCTGATCGTAGTACAGTACTGATTAACGGGAATCTTTGGCAAATATGGAAAGTCCGGTTGCCTTTCTTAGCGATCACATTGGTTGCAGGGATGTTAGCTGGTCTAGTAATCGATGAGTTTGAACAAACGTTAGAATCTGTGGCTGCTGTTGCTATTTTTATTCCTTTGATCATGGATATGGGTGGAAATGTAGGGACGCAATCATCGACGGTTTTTGTTCGTGGATTATCTTTAGGGCACATTGATCTCAACACATTTATCAAGCACTTTTTGAAGGAAACAGGGATTGGTCTAAGTTTAGGGATTGTTGTAGGGATCGTATCTGGAATAGTCGCTTCTGTGTGGCAAGGCATACCATTGTTAGGTGTAGCTGTGGGGATCTCTCTGGTCTTTGCAATGACCTTAGCTGCCGCCCTTGGTTTTTTGATTCCTTTTATCTTATTGAAATTGAATATTGATCAAGCTGCTGGATCTGCACCGATTATTACATCGATCAAAGACATTGCTGGGTTGTTTATTTACTTTATTTCAGTTAACGTATTCTTAGGCTACCTATTGTAG